A single window of Polyodon spathula isolate WHYD16114869_AA chromosome 2, ASM1765450v1, whole genome shotgun sequence DNA harbors:
- the fam151b gene encoding protein FAM151B isoform X2, with protein MACITCCGGQGGGAALDYFINKGHIPDRDGGQVTWYHAANSKASTAEALKSAAHMIEADVLLRGREPREPIMAHPPQSDSDITLEDWLNEVLLSDKGIKLDFKSLEAVQSSVRLLESVKSRQSSPLWINADILPGPNGSPGQAVEAKGFLDSVCPVSPHAVLSLGWTTGWSPQTENHGYSWEMVKEMEQICGALQQPVTFPVRAALLRQSFNQLHWLLQQSDSLAGI; from the exons ATGGCATGCATTACTTGTTGCG GAGGACAGGGCGGTGGGGCTGCCCTTGACTACTTCATCAATAAAGGACACATTCCAGACAGAGATGGGGGTCAGGTGACCTGGTACCATGCAGCTAACAGCAAGGCCAGCACAGCGGAagctttaaaaa GTGCAGCTCACATGATTGAAGCAGATGTTCTACTCCGGGGGCGGGAGCCGAGAGAACCAATCATGGCGCACCCTCCCCAGAGTGACAGTGACATCACGCTAGAGGACTGGCTGAACGAGGTGCTGCTGTCTGATAAAGGAATCAAGCTGGATTTCAAAAG TCTGGAAGCTGTGCAGTCCTCCGTTAGGCTCCTGGAGTCAGTGAAGAGTCGGCAAAGTAGCCCGCTGTGGATAAACGCTGATATTCTCCCAGGACCCAACGGGAGCCCTGGGCAAGCAGTGGAAGCCAAGGGATTCCTGGACTCTGTGTGCCCTGTCTCCCCACATGCAGTGCTGTCTCTGGGGTGGACCACAGGCTGGAGCCCTCAAACAGAGAACCACG GTTACAGCTGGGAGATGGTGAAAGAGATGGAACAGATCTGTGGAGCCCTACAGCAGCCGGTCACGTTTCCAGTCAGGGCAGCTCTGCTGAGACAGTCCTTCAATCAGCTTCACTGGCTGCTGCAGCAGTCTGACAG